Within the Agromyces atrinae genome, the region CTCGACATCCGCGTCTCGATGATCGTCTTCGGACTCGTCGTCGCCGTCGGCTTCATCTCGGACATGTTCCTGCGCATGGCGTTCTTCGGCCGTAACAACAACGGCAACCCGATCGTCATGATCATCGGCCTCGTCGCGATGCTCGTCGCCCCCATCGTCGCGACGATGGTGCAGCTCGCCGTGTCGCGTCAGCGCGAGTACCTCGCCGACGCGACGGGCGCGATGACGACGCGACACCCCGAGGCCCTCGCCCGCGCGCTCGAGAAGCTGCAGGCGTACGGCCGCCCGGTGCAGAAGCAGAGCTCGTCGATGGCCCACATGTGGATCGCCGACCCGCTGAAGCCGGGCGCGATCGACAAGCTCTTCGCGACGCACCCCCCGATCGCGGAGCGCGTCGAGCGCCTGCGCACCATGGGCGGCAGCTTCTAGGTCAGGCGCGGTCGCTACCCGGCGCGCACCGCCGATGCCAGGGCCGGCGTGAGGTTTCCGCGTTCCGACACGGTGATCGAGTCGAGCCCCTGCCAGCTCGCCGCCTCGCGGAGCGCGGGCAGGATGCGTTCGGCCGTGTCGACGGGAGCGTTCGGCTCGGTCCACGCCGATTGCACGCGGAGCACTCCGGCCTTGCGGTCACTCTTCAGATCGATGCGTCCGACGACGTCGTCGTCGATGAGCACGGGCAGCGAGTAGTAGCCGAAGATGCGCTGGGGCTCGGGCGTGTAGATCTCGATGCGGTAGTGGAAGTCGAAGAGCCGCTCGTTCCGCGGGCGGAACCACACGACGGGGTCGAACGGTGAGAGAAGTGCCGCCGCATCGATGCGACGTGGTCGCCGTGCGTCACGGTGCAGCCACGCGGGTGTGGGGCGCGTGCCCGTCATCCACCCGTCGACGGTGACGGGTTCGAGCACACCGTCGTCGACGAGGCTCTCGATCGCTCGCCGCACCGGCGCGCGCTTCATGCGGAAGTAGTCGGCGAGATCGGCCTCGGTCGCGACGCCGAATGCGCGAGCGGCGTGCTCGACGAGGGCCTGCACCGACTCATCGACCGGGGCGTCGGCGGCCTCCGCCGCAGTGAGAACTTGCTCGGGCAGGGCGTAGACGCGCTCGAACCGGGTGCGCTCGACGCAGACGACGTCGCCCTGCAGCCAGAGCTTCTCGAGCGCGATCTTCACGTCGGACCAGCCCCACCATGCGCCGCGGCGCTCGTTCGCGTCGTGTTCGATCGTGCTCGCGCGCAGCGGCCCGTGGGCGGCGACCTCCGCGAGGAGCCACTCGATGAGGGGGCGCTGCGCCGAGCTCCACGAATCGGGTGCGGCTTCCCGCGCCCGGAACTCGTCGCGTCGGAAGGCGAAGAGCGGCCAGTCCTCTCGCGGAACGAAGGCGGCCTGGTGCGCCCATGACTCGATCATGCGCCCGCGGCGCCCGTACGTGAGCCGATCGAGATCTCCGCGGTCGTAGTGGCCGAGTCGGCTGAGCAGGGGGAGGTAGTGGCTGCGCTCGAAGACGTTGACCGAGTCGATCTGCAGCAGGCCGAGTCGATCGACGACGCCCGAGAGCGCACGGATGCCGGTCGACGCCGGCTTCGGCCGGCCGAACCCCTGAGCCGCGAGAGCGATACGGCGGGCCTGGGGGAGCGAGAGCGACGACGGCATGATCGCCGACGCTAACAGTGACGACCGACATCGCGTGCCCCCCACGGTCTCGGCGTCACGAATGTGCTCTTCGATGCGCGTGAAGAGCACATTCGTGACGCCGAGACGGGTACTCGAGGGCGTGAGACGTCGGACGGGAGAGAGTTGCCGGCGCATGGGGTCTTCGGCATATGCCCGGTCGTAGACTGAACCGGTGACGGAGAGCGGCAAGCCGAAGCGGGTACGACTCCTCGGCGCGCGCCGGAAGACCGACGACGAGGCTTCTGCCGCCGAGACCCCGACGATCGAGACGAGCATTCCGTTCGGCATGCGTCTCGCCGCGGCCTGGTCGTGGCGCCTCCTGCTCGTCGGAGCCGTGCTCGCGGTCGTCATCTTCCTCGTCGTGCAGCTCCGGCTCATCGTCATCCCGATCCTCGTCGCGGTCCTGCTCGGTGCACTTCTCGTGCCGTTCGTGACGTTCCTGCAGCGGCATCGATGGCCCAAATGGCTCGCGGTCACCGTCGCGATGGTCGGCACGCTCGCGTTCGTCGGCGGCCTCCTGACCCTCGGCATCTGGCAGATCGTGCGCGGCGCCTCCGACCTCGCCGCCCAGAGCGTCGTCGCGTGGACCGATATCAAGGCGGCCCTGCTCGCATCGCCGCTCCACATCACCGAAGAGCAACTGAGCCAGGCGTTCGCGTCGATCGTGCAGACGGTGCAGCAGGACAGCGGCGTCTTCGTGACGGGGGCGCTCTCGCTCGGATCGAGCCTCGGCCACTTCCTGGCCGGAATGCTGCTCGCGCTCTTCGCGACGCTCTTCATCCTCATCGACGGCCGCGGCATCTGGCAGTGGGTCGTGCGCATCTTCCCGCGTCGCGCCCGACGTGCGGTCGACGGTGCGGGCACCGCCGGGTTCACGACCCTGCAGAACTTCGTCAAGGTGCAGATCCTCGTCGCGACGATCGACGCCATCGGCATCGGTCTCGGCGCGTTCTTCCTCGGCGTTCCCCTCGCCATCCCGATCTCGATCCTCGTGTTCCTCGGATCGTTCATCCCCATCGTCGGCGCCGTCGCCACGGGCGCCCTCGCGGTCTTCGTCGCCCTCGTCTACAACGGCTGGGTCATCGCGCTCATCATGCTCGGCGTCGTGCTGCTCGTGCAGCAGGTCGAGGGCCATGTGCTGCAACCGCTCATCATGGGAACGGCCGTCAAGGTGCATCCCCTCGCCGTCGTGCTCGCGGTCGCCGCCGGGTCGTTCCTCGCCGGCATCCCCGGCGCCCTCTTCGCCGTGCCCGTCGCCGCATGCCTCAACGTGATCATCACTTACATCGCGAGCGGCGCCTGGAAACCCGATGCTCCACCCCTCACCGAGCCACCGAACTCGGCCCTTTGGCACACCGTCCCGCAGAAGCGGCCCGGTTACTCGCAGGACGGAAACGAATGACCGGACCACTCCTCGCCGACTTCGAGGCGGCGCGAGCCGTCGTCGAGCGCGTCGCGCGCCGCACGCCCATGGAGAGCTCGCGCTACCTCGCCGAGAGATTCGGTTCGCCCGTGTTCCTCAAGTGCGAGAACCTGCAGCGCACGGGCTCCTACAAGCTGCGCGGCGCGTACAACCGCATCTCCGCGCTGAGCGACGAGGAGAAGGCACGCGGCGTCGTCGCGGCGTCGGCCGGCAACCACGCCCAGGGCGTCGCCTACGCCGCACGCGAGCTCGGCATCGCCGCCACGATCTTCATGCCCGTCGGCGTCGCCCTGCCGAAGCTCGAGGCGACGCGGGCATACGGCGCCGACGTCGTGCTGAGCGGCAACGCGATCGGTGAGACCCTCGAAGCGGCCGCGGCCTTCGCCGCTGCGACGGGCGCGGTCCTCATCCCGCCGTACGATCACATCGACGTCGTCGAGGGGCAGGGAACGCTCGGCCTCGAGATCCTCGACCAGGTTCCGGATGTCGCGACGATCGTCGTCCCCATCGGCGGAGGCGGCCTCGCATCGGGCGTCGCGAGCGCCGCGAAGCAGCGGGCCGAGCGCGAAGGGCGCACGATCCGCATCGTGGGCGTGCAGGCCGCCAACGCGGCCCCGTACCCCGTGTCGATCGAAGCGGGCGAGCCGCAGGCCGTGCCCGTCGTGCCGACGATCGCCGACGGCATCGCCGTCTACCGACCGGGGCAGCTGAACTTCGAGATCATCCGCGAGTACGTCGACGAGATCGTCACCGTCTCCGAGGACGACATCGCGCGCGCCCTCCTCATGCTGCTCGAGCGTGCGAAGCTCGTCGTCGAGCCCGCCGGCGCCGTCTCGGTCGCGGCCCTCCTTGCCGGGCTCATCGACTCCGACGGCCCCATCGTCGTCGTGCTGTCGGGCGGCAACATCGACCCCCTGCTCATGCAGCGCGTCATCGCCCACGGTCTCGCGGCCTCCGACCGTTACCTCACGTTCGGACTCGGCCTGCCCGATCGCCCCGGTCAGCTCGCGCTCATCGCCGAACTGCTCGCGGGAGCGAACGCCAACGTCATCGAGGTGCTGCACACGCGGCACCAGGCCGACCTCAAGATCAGCGAGGTCGAGATCCAACTGAGCGTCGAGACGCGTGGCCCCGAGCACCGTGAGCACGTCATGCAAGTACTGCGCGACGCGGGATACGAGCCGCGCATCCACCGCTGAGGATGAGTCTGCTTCCCGAGCGTGCATCGCGAGTGCCATACTCGCGGTGAACGGCTCCGGCACCACGTCTTCAGACCGGGCCCGCTCGACGGGAGCTCTGTGATGAAGAAGTGGATCGCGGTCATCGTGCTGGGCGCTGCGCAGTTCGTGATGGTGCTCGACAGCACCGTGATGAACGTGTCGATCTCGACGGTCGTGAAGGACCTCGACACGAGCGTCGCAGCGATGCAGAGCGCCATCACGTTCTACACGCTCACCATGGCAGCCGCGATGCTGCTCGGAGCGAAGCTCGGCGACGTGTGGGGCCGGCGGAGGGCATTCGTCGTCGGATCGATCGTATACGCGTGCGGCTCGCTCATCACCGGCCTCAGCCCGAACATCACAACGCTCTTCCTCGGGTGGTCGGTCATCGAGGGGCTCGGCGCCGTACTCGTCATCCCCGCGATCGCGGCCCTCATCGCGACGAACTACACGGGGCGGGATCGGGTCACCGCGTTCGCCCTCATCGGCGCCGTGTCCGGAGCCGCGGTCGCCGCGGGTCCGCTCATCGGCGGGTTCGTCACGACGTACTTCGACTGGCGCTACGTGTTCTTCGCCGAGGTCGTCATCATGGTCGCCGTGCTCTTCGCGGCGCGGTTCGTCGCCGACCCGAGCCGGCCGCAGAAGACCGGGATCGACCTCGTGAGCGTCGCACTCTCGGCGGTCGGCCTCGTCGCGGTGGTCTACGGCCTGTTGCAGAGCAAGACGTGGGGCTGGATCCTGCCGCTCCACCCACCTGTCGTCAACGGCGTGAGCATCGAACCGCTCGGCCTCTCGCTCGTGCCGTACTTCGTCGTCGGGGGAGCGGCACTGCTCTGGGCGTTCGTCTCCCGGCAGAAGCACCTCGTCGCGCGAGGCCGGGTTCCGCTCATCCATCCCGCGCTCTTCTCGATCACGCCCCTGCGTGCCGGGCTCTCGGTGCTCGGGGCGCAGTATGCGATCACGGCGGCGATCTTCTTCGTCGTCCCTGTCTACCTGCAGATGACCCTCGGCCTCGACGCGCTCGAGACGGGTCTCAGGATCTTCCCGCTCTCGATCGCGCTCATCCTCTTCTCGATCGTCGGAACGAGGCTCTCCGACCGCTGGTCTCCCCGCCTCATCGCTCGCATCGCCCAGGTCGTGCTCGTCGTGAGCGGTGCCGTGCTGCTCGCCTCACTCTCGCTCGACCTCCGCAACGTGCTTTTCGCAGTGGGGATGTTCAGCACCGGGGCGGCGCTCGGCCTGCTCGCCTCTCAGCTCGGCAACGTCAACATGTCGAGCGTGGGCGAGAACGAGACGAGCGAGGTCGGCGGCCTGCAGGGCGTGTTCCAGAACCTCGGCTCGTCGCTCGGCACGGCCCTCATCGGTTCGGTCCTCATCGCGTCGCTCGCGGGATCGTTCGCCGCGGGCGTGCAGTCGAGCGACCTTCCGTCCGCCGCGAAGAGCGCCGTGTCGTCGGCGACGAGCGCCGGGGTCGAGATCGTTCCCGTCGCGGGGGTGGACGCCATCGTCACGAAGGCCGGGCTCTCCGAGGATGATGCCGCAACCCTCACGACGATCTACGCCGACTCGCAGGTGTCGTCGTTGCGCGTGTCGTTCGTCGTGATCGTGCTGCTCGCGCTCGTCTCCCTCGTGCTCTCACGCAATCTGCCGTCCCGCCCCGCGGGTCAGCGGGACGAGACGGCAGAGGTGTCGGTCGATCCGAAACCGGTGTCGAGTTCGGGATGACGAGAAGGACGTGTCGGGCTACTGGCCGCCCCACGTGGCGACGCCCGTGACCTTCGCGGAGATCTCGCGGCCGTTCGGCGCGGTGTAGGTCGTCGAGTCGCCGACCTTGAGACCGAGGATCGCGGCGCCGAGCGGGCTCTGCTCGCTGTAGACGTCGAGCTCGGAGTCGCCGGCGATCTCACGGCTGCCGATGAGGAAGGTGGTCTCGTCGCCCGCGATGATCGCGGTGATGACCGTGCCGATCTCGACGACACCACTCGACTGGGGCGCCTCACCGACCTCGACGTGGCGAAGGAGCTCGGTGAGCTGACGGATGCGGGCCTCCTGCTTGCCCTGCTCGTCCTTCGCAGCGTGGTAGCCGCCGTTCTCCTTCAGGTCGCCTTCTTCACGAGCAGCCTCGATGCGCTTCGTGATCTCTTCGCGGCCCGCGGTGCTGAGGTGCTCGAGCTCGCCGGCCAGTCGGTCGTACGCTTCCTGCGTGAGCCAGGTGGTCTGCGTTTCCTCTGCCATGTGAACACTCCCCGGGATAGACGTGACGCCCTGACAACGTCAGGGCGAATGTCCTAGTTTAGGTGAGCCAGCACTCGTAAATCAAACCTGTGTTCGCTTCTTGGGAGACACGGACGTTCTCGACGAGTGCGCGCGTGTATCGATCGGACGCCGGGTATTCGACGACCTTCCATCCGACGACGACGAATCCCTCATTGAGCGCCTGCACCGCGCAGGCGGACGTGCGGCCGATCGGCACCGAGAGGTTGAACGCGACCTCGACGAAGCGCTCGTCGTTGTGCAGGGTGTGGCCCGTGTCCTTGGCCTCGAGCGTGGGCCGCGAACCGTCGAGCCCGGCCCACACGACCCACGCCGCGAAGACGGCGACGAAGCCGATCGCGACGATGATCAAGGTCCACCGGTCGCGCTTGGCGTTCCGCGGGGTACGTCCGTACCGGCTGGCGAGTATCTCGTCGGCCACGAAGCCACCTCCCGGGGATCGATTAGGCTGGAGTTCCAGCTTAACCGCCCGTGCGAAAGTGATCCGCCATGCTCTTCAGTCCGTTCGCGGCCGTCCTCGTCCGTGCAGCAGAGGAAGAGTTCAACCCCGACGATGTCACCCCCGGCATCTGGGGATTCGTGATCACCTTCCTGCTCATGGTCGCCGTGCTCCTGCTCGTGCTCGACATGGTCCGTCGCGTTCGTCGCACGAACTACCGCGCCGAGATCGACGAGCGACTGCAGGCCGAGGTCGCCGAGCGCGATGCGGCGGCTGCGGCCGTGGCCGTCGAGTCGACGCCGGCGTCGAGCGAGCCGCTCGTCATCGAGCCCGCGGCGACGGATGACGCGTCGAGCGTCGAGACCGCCCCGCCCGCGTCATCCGCCGAGAAGCCCGAGAGCGACGCGCGCTCCTGAGCGGACCGCGCCGCGCCTAGCCGACGTTGTAGGCGGGGGCGATCGCGATGAGGAGCGACGCCGTCCAGTGGCAGAGGAAGGCGAGCACCGTGCAGGTGTGGAAGATCTCGTGGAATCCGAACACCCCGGGAATCGGGTTCGGCTTCTTGATGCCGTACACGATCGCGCCGCCCGTGTAGAGAAGACCGCCGACGACGATGAGCACCATCATCGCGACGCTCACGGCGAGCAGGTCGCCGAGGTACATGACGGCCGCCCAGCCGAGCGCGATGTAGATCGGCACGTAGAGCCAGCGTGGCGCCGAGATCCAGAACACCCGGAAGCCGATGCCGATGAGCGCACCCGCCCACACGAGGACAAGGAGCAGGATGCCCTTCTCGGGCGGGAGCGCGAGGATCGCGAGAGGGGTGTAGGTGCCCGCGATGAGCAGGAAGATGTTCGCGTGGTCGATGCGCTTCAGCAGGATCTTCGTGCGCGGCTTCCAGTCGAAGCGGTGATAGAGCGCCGAGTTGCCGAAGAGCAGCAGCGACGTGAGCATGAAGACCGCCGACGCCCACTTCGCGGGGGCGCCGTCGGCGAGGCTGATGAGCACGATGCCGAGGGCGATGGCCACGGGGAACGTGCCCGCGTGGATCCAGCCGCGCCACGTCGGCCGCACCTCGGCAGCGTTCGCGGGCGACGCATCGAGGAGGGGTATGTGCGGCAGATCGGGCCCCTCACGGTCGTCACGAGCGACGGCGGCATCGGCGGGCGACAGCTCGGACACCGGGCGCTGCAGCGATTCGCCGACGTCGTCCGGTTCTCGTGTGGGGGGCACGTTCATGGATACACCCTACGACCGCGAGACGGGGGCCGACTGGGAGTAGCGTAGTGCCGTGAGTTCAGCAGACGGGTCCCCAGGCAGCGGTCTGCTCTACCGGCTCTACCAGCGCAGGATCCGCCGGGGCCTCGACCCCGCGACCCTGCCCGGTCACGTCGCGATGATCATCGACGGCAACCGCCGGTGGGCGAAGCAGCTCGGCTATCAGACCGCATCGCACGGGCACCGCGCCGGGGCCGCGAAGATGCGCGAGTTCCTCGAGTGGTGCGACGATCTCGGCATCCGTGTCGTCACCCTCTACCTGCTCTCGAGCGACAACCTCACGAACCGACCCGATTCGGAGCTCTCCGACCTCATCGAGATCATCGCCGAACTCGCCGAGGAGCTCTCGCACTACCGAGACTGGCGCGTTCAGCACGTCGGGTCCGACGCCGGTCTGCCCGAGCCGCTCGTCGCGGCTCTCGACGCCGCCGAGGCGCGCACCCACGATCACCGGGGTCTGCACGTGAACCTCGCCGTCGGCTACGGCGGGCGCAAGGAGATCACCGACGCGATGCGCTCGATCGTCGCGAGCCACCACGCCGAGGGGCGGAGCCTCGAGGACCTCGCTGAGCGGCTCACGCCCGACCTCATCGGCGAGCACCTGTACACGGGCGGCCAGCCCGACCCCGACCTCGTCGTGCGCACCTCGGGAGAGCAGCGCCTCAGCGACTTCATGCTGTGGCAGTCGGCGCACAGCGAGTTCTACTTCGTCGAGGCGCTCGGGCCGAACCTCCGAGAGGTCGACTTCCTGCGTGCCCTCCGCGATTATGCGAAGCGCAACCGCCGCTTCGGCGGCTGAAACTCGTCGTACTCGGTGACGGCCGGCTCTGCCACAATGGGCCGGTGATCCCAGACAGCTATCTCGCCGGGTACGCCGAAGAACCCGGTTACCTCGACTACGGCCGCTTCGGTCCGCTCGCCGAATCGGCGGCCATCGAGGCGCGGGTGTTCAACGACTCGCTCGCTCGCGTGCGTCACGGCAGTCTCGGTGTCTTCGCCGAGCAGGACGAGCGCTTGCGCACGGCGGTGTCGGTGCTCACCGGCTTCCGTCCCGACGCGATCGTCGCCCAGCCCAACACGACGGCCGGGCTCCTGCACACGATGTTCGGTCTCACCGGGTCGGTGCTCCTCTCGCCCGACGAGTTCCCGAGCCTCCCCATCGCCGCCTCCCGGGCGCGCGAGGCGCTGCACACCGTGCAACCCGTCTGGCTCGACACCGATCACGGGCACGTCACACCCGGCCGCGTGCGCGAGCAGCTCGAGTCCAACACCGCGGCGGTCGCCGTGAGCCTCGTCGACGCGCGCACGGGGTACCTGTGCGATCTCGAGGGCATCCGTCAGGTGATCGGCGACCGTCTCCTCATCGTCGACGCCATCCAGGGCTTCGGCGTCGTCGACGCGCCCTATGGCCTCGCCGACGTCGTCGTGTCGGGCGGGCAGAAGTGGTGCCGCGCGGGCTGGGGCACGGGCTTCCTCGCGCTCTCCGACCGCGCCCTCGAGTCGCTCACACCCGTGTTCTCGGGCTACGGCGGCACCGACGAGGTCGAGCCGTGGGGCCACGTGCCGCCGCCGAGCGGTCTCGCGCACGCGTACCTCACGAGCAATCCCGACCCGATCGCCGCCGCACGCCTCGCGGCGACGCTCGAGGAGATCGCCGAGGTCGGGGTCGCCGACATCAACGCGGCGATGGCGCTCGCCGTCAGCCGCGTCATCGATCTCGCCGACGAGTTCGGCATCCCCATCGCTTCGTCGCGTGCCGAGCGCGAACGAGCGGGCATCGTCGTGCTCGACCCGCCCGCCGAGCAGCTCACCCTCCTCACGGCATCGCTCCACAACCACGGCGTCACGGCGACGACGCGGCTCGGCACCGTGCGCCTCTCGATCCACGCCGGCACGTCGAGCGAGACGATCGACATGCTGCGCGCGGCGTTCGTGTCGTTCGGCAGCGCGGCGAACTACTGAGCAGGAGCCCCTGCACCCGTCATCCGTGTCCCGAAGATTAACGGCGCGTTTTCCTCCGCGTGTCGGTTCTCGGATTCCGCCGGAAGAGTCGTAGCGTTCGAGGCATCGGACAAGGCGTCCGATCGAGACGGTCACCGGCTCGTATCCCAGCCTCGTGGCCACTCGGAGAAGAGCCGAGCAGTTGCTCGGGGTGGGAGTGGTCGTGACCTCACTCGAATCGCCGAAATCCGCATCACGCCTGAAGGGCCAGAACAGCCCTGAGGCCGAAGCGGGAACACCCCAGACCGAGAGATCCTATGTATTGGATACCTCGGTTTTGTTGTCTGACCCGAAGGCACTCTTCCGGTTCGCCGAACACGCCGTCATCCTGCCGGTCGTCGTCATCACCGAGTTGGAGTCCAAGCGCAACGACCCCGAGATCGGCTACTTCTCGCGTCAAGCGCTCCGCATCCTCGACGAGCTGCGCGTGCAGCACGAACGTCTCGACTTCCCGATCCCGGTCGGCGAGGGCGGCTCGCTGCGCGTCGAGCTGAACCACTCGAACCCCTCGGTGCTCCCGAGCGGTCTGCAGCTCGGCGACAACGACTCCCGCATCCTCGCGTGCGCGATGAACCTCGCGAACGACGGTCTCGCGGTCACGGTCGTCTCGAAGGACCTGCCGCTGCGCGTCAAGGCAGCCTCGATCGGCCTCGACGCCCAGGAGTACCGCGCGGAGCTCGCGGTCGACTCGGGCTGGACGGGCATGGCCGAGACCACGATCGGGGCGAACGACATGGCCGCCCTCTACGAGAACGAGCGGATGACGCTCGCGGCCGCCGCCGACATGCCGGTGAACACCGGGCTCGTCGTGCACTCCGACCGCGGCTCGGCACTCGCTCGCGTCGTCGGCGATCGAGAAGTGCGACTCGTGCGCGGAGACCGCGACGTCTTCGGCCTGCACGGGCGTTCGGCCGAGCAGCGACTCGCGATCGATCTACTCCTCGACCCCGAG harbors:
- a CDS encoding winged helix-turn-helix domain-containing protein, producing MPSSLSLPQARRIALAAQGFGRPKPASTGIRALSGVVDRLGLLQIDSVNVFERSHYLPLLSRLGHYDRGDLDRLTYGRRGRMIESWAHQAAFVPREDWPLFAFRRDEFRAREAAPDSWSSAQRPLIEWLLAEVAAHGPLRASTIEHDANERRGAWWGWSDVKIALEKLWLQGDVVCVERTRFERVYALPEQVLTAAEAADAPVDESVQALVEHAARAFGVATEADLADYFRMKRAPVRRAIESLVDDGVLEPVTVDGWMTGTRPTPAWLHRDARRPRRIDAAALLSPFDPVVWFRPRNERLFDFHYRIEIYTPEPQRIFGYYSLPVLIDDDVVGRIDLKSDRKAGVLRVQSAWTEPNAPVDTAERILPALREAASWQGLDSITVSERGNLTPALASAVRAG
- a CDS encoding AI-2E family transporter, with translation MTESGKPKRVRLLGARRKTDDEASAAETPTIETSIPFGMRLAAAWSWRLLLVGAVLAVVIFLVVQLRLIVIPILVAVLLGALLVPFVTFLQRHRWPKWLAVTVAMVGTLAFVGGLLTLGIWQIVRGASDLAAQSVVAWTDIKAALLASPLHITEEQLSQAFASIVQTVQQDSGVFVTGALSLGSSLGHFLAGMLLALFATLFILIDGRGIWQWVVRIFPRRARRAVDGAGTAGFTTLQNFVKVQILVATIDAIGIGLGAFFLGVPLAIPISILVFLGSFIPIVGAVATGALAVFVALVYNGWVIALIMLGVVLLVQQVEGHVLQPLIMGTAVKVHPLAVVLAVAAGSFLAGIPGALFAVPVAACLNVIITYIASGAWKPDAPPLTEPPNSALWHTVPQKRPGYSQDGNE
- the ilvA gene encoding threonine ammonia-lyase, producing the protein MTGPLLADFEAARAVVERVARRTPMESSRYLAERFGSPVFLKCENLQRTGSYKLRGAYNRISALSDEEKARGVVAASAGNHAQGVAYAARELGIAATIFMPVGVALPKLEATRAYGADVVLSGNAIGETLEAAAAFAAATGAVLIPPYDHIDVVEGQGTLGLEILDQVPDVATIVVPIGGGGLASGVASAAKQRAEREGRTIRIVGVQAANAAPYPVSIEAGEPQAVPVVPTIADGIAVYRPGQLNFEIIREYVDEIVTVSEDDIARALLMLLERAKLVVEPAGAVSVAALLAGLIDSDGPIVVVLSGGNIDPLLMQRVIAHGLAASDRYLTFGLGLPDRPGQLALIAELLAGANANVIEVLHTRHQADLKISEVEIQLSVETRGPEHREHVMQVLRDAGYEPRIHR
- a CDS encoding MFS transporter, with product MKKWIAVIVLGAAQFVMVLDSTVMNVSISTVVKDLDTSVAAMQSAITFYTLTMAAAMLLGAKLGDVWGRRRAFVVGSIVYACGSLITGLSPNITTLFLGWSVIEGLGAVLVIPAIAALIATNYTGRDRVTAFALIGAVSGAAVAAGPLIGGFVTTYFDWRYVFFAEVVIMVAVLFAARFVADPSRPQKTGIDLVSVALSAVGLVAVVYGLLQSKTWGWILPLHPPVVNGVSIEPLGLSLVPYFVVGGAALLWAFVSRQKHLVARGRVPLIHPALFSITPLRAGLSVLGAQYAITAAIFFVVPVYLQMTLGLDALETGLRIFPLSIALILFSIVGTRLSDRWSPRLIARIAQVVLVVSGAVLLASLSLDLRNVLFAVGMFSTGAALGLLASQLGNVNMSSVGENETSEVGGLQGVFQNLGSSLGTALIGSVLIASLAGSFAAGVQSSDLPSAAKSAVSSATSAGVEIVPVAGVDAIVTKAGLSEDDAATLTTIYADSQVSSLRVSFVVIVLLALVSLVLSRNLPSRPAGQRDETAEVSVDPKPVSSSG
- the greA gene encoding transcription elongation factor GreA, which codes for MAEETQTTWLTQEAYDRLAGELEHLSTAGREEITKRIEAAREEGDLKENGGYHAAKDEQGKQEARIRQLTELLRHVEVGEAPQSSGVVEIGTVITAIIAGDETTFLIGSREIAGDSELDVYSEQSPLGAAILGLKVGDSTTYTAPNGREISAKVTGVATWGGQ
- a CDS encoding DUF4307 domain-containing protein produces the protein MADEILASRYGRTPRNAKRDRWTLIIVAIGFVAVFAAWVVWAGLDGSRPTLEAKDTGHTLHNDERFVEVAFNLSVPIGRTSACAVQALNEGFVVVGWKVVEYPASDRYTRALVENVRVSQEANTGLIYECWLT
- the trhA gene encoding PAQR family membrane homeostasis protein TrhA, encoding MNVPPTREPDDVGESLQRPVSELSPADAAVARDDREGPDLPHIPLLDASPANAAEVRPTWRGWIHAGTFPVAIALGIVLISLADGAPAKWASAVFMLTSLLLFGNSALYHRFDWKPRTKILLKRIDHANIFLLIAGTYTPLAILALPPEKGILLLVLVWAGALIGIGFRVFWISAPRWLYVPIYIALGWAAVMYLGDLLAVSVAMMVLIVVGGLLYTGGAIVYGIKKPNPIPGVFGFHEIFHTCTVLAFLCHWTASLLIAIAPAYNVG
- a CDS encoding isoprenyl transferase, which produces MSSADGSPGSGLLYRLYQRRIRRGLDPATLPGHVAMIIDGNRRWAKQLGYQTASHGHRAGAAKMREFLEWCDDLGIRVVTLYLLSSDNLTNRPDSELSDLIEIIAELAEELSHYRDWRVQHVGSDAGLPEPLVAALDAAEARTHDHRGLHVNLAVGYGGRKEITDAMRSIVASHHAEGRSLEDLAERLTPDLIGEHLYTGGQPDPDLVVRTSGEQRLSDFMLWQSAHSEFYFVEALGPNLREVDFLRALRDYAKRNRRFGG
- a CDS encoding aminotransferase class V-fold PLP-dependent enzyme, with the translated sequence MIPDSYLAGYAEEPGYLDYGRFGPLAESAAIEARVFNDSLARVRHGSLGVFAEQDERLRTAVSVLTGFRPDAIVAQPNTTAGLLHTMFGLTGSVLLSPDEFPSLPIAASRAREALHTVQPVWLDTDHGHVTPGRVREQLESNTAAVAVSLVDARTGYLCDLEGIRQVIGDRLLIVDAIQGFGVVDAPYGLADVVVSGGQKWCRAGWGTGFLALSDRALESLTPVFSGYGGTDEVEPWGHVPPPSGLAHAYLTSNPDPIAAARLAATLEEIAEVGVADINAAMALAVSRVIDLADEFGIPIASSRAERERAGIVVLDPPAEQLTLLTASLHNHGVTATTRLGTVRLSIHAGTSSETIDMLRAAFVSFGSAANY
- a CDS encoding PhoH family protein, producing the protein MKGQNSPEAEAGTPQTERSYVLDTSVLLSDPKALFRFAEHAVILPVVVITELESKRNDPEIGYFSRQALRILDELRVQHERLDFPIPVGEGGSLRVELNHSNPSVLPSGLQLGDNDSRILACAMNLANDGLAVTVVSKDLPLRVKAASIGLDAQEYRAELAVDSGWTGMAETTIGANDMAALYENERMTLAAAADMPVNTGLVVHSDRGSALARVVGDREVRLVRGDRDVFGLHGRSAEQRLAIDLLLDPEVGILSLGGRAGTGKSALALCAGLEAVLERQQHKKIMVFRPLYAVGGQELGYLPGDQGEKMNPWGQAVFDTLGSVVSDNVLDEVVERGILEVLPLTHIRGRSLHDAFVIVDEAQSLERNVLLTVLSRIGQNSRVVLTHDVAQRDNLRVGRHDGVASVIETLKGHPLFAHITLTRSERSAIAALVSEMLDGTELA